From the Astyanax mexicanus isolate ESR-SI-001 chromosome 9, AstMex3_surface, whole genome shotgun sequence genome, one window contains:
- the eif4g2b gene encoding eukaryotic translation initiation factor 4 gamma 2b, translating to MRAAGVTRSKKKLPGEFHCQRRLELGEQRDSAENGVAGKTRFNGAGFVLGSARCSPPHPLILILLKILRCQAAKVESVIAEGGASRFSASSGGGGGRGAPQHFPKTAGNSEFLGKTPGPSVQRWVPSRSTRRDVDSSNEKEHHDAIFRKVRGILNKLTPEKFDKLCLELLNVGVDSKLVLKGVILLIVDKALEEPKYSSLYAQLCLRLAEDAPNFDSPPEIQSNQKQSTTFRRLLITKLQDEFENRTKNVEIYEKKESPLTSEEEEQRAIAKIKMLGNIKFIGELGKLDLIHESILHKCIKTLLEKKKRIQLKDMGEDLECLCQIMRTVGPRLDHEKAKSLMDQYFGRMRSLMNNKDLPARIRFLLQDTVELRENNWVPRKAFIDNGPKTINQIRQDAVKDLGVFIPPMYQGIRMDFFLEGPFMPARMKLDRETLGGLADMFGQMPGSGIGTGPGVIQDRFSPTLGRHRTNPLFNGHMANPPQSQFDLAIKPFMKCNQVQNQHFHNQNQNHSTQQQVQSKDMPPRFKKGQLNADEISLRPAQSFLLNKNQVPKLQPQIPNMMPPSAQPPRTQTPPLGQPPQLGLKTNPPLIQEKPQKTSKKPAPSKEELLKMTETVVTEYLNSKNLEDAVNGVREMRAPKHFLSEMLSKIILCSLERSDDDKEQASTLIHALRTEGLVSGENFMQALLNVLDQCPKIEVDIPLVKSYLAQFAARAVITELVSIAELAHPLENGTHFPLFLLCLQQASKLKDREWLADLFQQSKVNMQKMLPEIDQNKDRMLEILEGKGLSFLFPLLKLEKELLKQIKADPAPQSIYKWIKDNISPKLHTDKGFINILMTSFLQFISAELCLSESEENLSAPSKEQLDQEKQLLLAFKPVMQKFLHDHTDLQVSALYALQVHCNTYAFPKGMLLRYFVNFYDMEIIEEEAFLAWKEDITQEFPGKGKALFQVNQWLTWLETAEEEESEEEGD from the exons ATGAGAGCGGCTGGTGTTACAAGAAGTAAAAAGAAGTTGCCAGGAGAG TTTCACTGCCAGCGCCGGCTGGAGCTCGGCGAGCAGAGAGACTCAGCAGAAAATGGCGTCGCGGGGAAGACGCGCTTTAACGGTGCCGGCTTTGTGCTGGGCAGCG cccGGTGTTCCCCACCCCACCCTTTGATTCTTATTCTTTTAAAGATTCTTCGTTGTCAAGCCGCCAAAGTGGAGAGTGTGATTGCAGAAGGGGGTGCTTCTCGTTTCAG TGCTTCTTCGGGCGGAGGAGGAGGTAGGGGTGCACCTCAGCACTTTCCCAAGACTGCCGGCAACAG CGAGTTCCTGGGGAAAACCCCAGGGCCTAGCGTTCAGAGATGGGTTCCTTCACGAAGCACTAGACGAGATGTCGACTCCTCCAATGAAAAAGAACATCATGATGCAATATTTAGGAAAGTAAGAGG GATACTAAATAAACTGACCCCTGAAAAGTTTGACAAGCTATGCCTTGAGCTCCTCAACGTGGGTGTAGATTCTAAGCTTGTCCTCAAGGGAGTCATCTTGCTG ATCGTAGACAAAGCATTAGAAGAGCCAAAATACAGCTCACTCTATGCCCAGCTATGTCTGCGTTTGGCAGAGGATGCACCAAACTTTGACAGCCCACCTGAGATTCAATCCAATCAAAAGCAGAGCACA ACTTTCAGAAGACTCCTGATCACCAAACTCCAAGATGAATTTGAGAACCGCACCAAAAATGTTGAAA tctaCGAAAAAAAGGAAAGCCCTCTTACTTCTGAAGAAGAGGAGCAACGTGCCATTGCCAAGATCAAGATGCTTGGGAACATTAAATTCATTGGGGAACTTGGCAAACTTGACCTCATCCATGAATCTATCCTTCATAAGTGCATCAAAACA cttttggaaaagaaaaagaggatCCAACTCAAGGATATGGGGGAGGATTTGGAGTGCCTCTGTCAGATAATGAGAACTGTCGGGCCTAGACTTGATCATGAAAAAGCCAAG TCTTTAATGGATCAGTACTTTGGCCGTATGCGATCCTTAATGAACAACAAGGACTTGCCAGCCAGGATTCGTTTCCTGCTGCAAGACACGGTGGAGCTGCGAGAGAACAATTGGGTTCCTCGTAAGGCCTTTATTGACAACGGACCAAAGACGATTAACCAGATTCGTCAGGATGCAGTGAAG gATTTGGGTGTCTTCATTCCACCCATGTACCAAGGAATAAGAATGGACTTCTTTCTGGAAGGGCCCTTTATGCCAGCCAGAATGAAACTGGACAGAGAGACTCTTGGAGGATTGGCTGACATGTTTGGACAGATGCCAG GCAGTGGAATAGGAACTGGTCCAGGAGTGATCCAGGACAGATTCTCCCCCACTTTGGGACGCCATCGCACCAACCCACTCTTTAACGGACACATGGCTAACCCACCACAGTCACAGTTCGACTTGGCTATCAAGCCTTTCATGAAATGTAATCAG GTACAGAATCAGCATTTTCACAACCAAAATCAGAACCATTCCACCCAGCAGCAAGTTCAGTCCAAGGATATGCCACCACGCTTCAAGAAGGGGCAGCTCAATGCAGATGAG ATCAGTCTGAGACCGGCTCAGTCTTTCCTGTTGAATAAGAATCAAGTGCCAAAGCTGCAGCCTCAGATCCCCAACATGATGCCACCCAGCGCTCAGCCTCCCCGCACTCAGACTCCACCCCTTGGACAG CCTCCACAGCTTGGTCTGAAAACCAATCCTCCCCTGATCCAGGAGAAACCTCAGAAGACCAGCAAGAAACCTGCACCTTCCAAGGAGGAATTGCTCAAAATGACA GAAACCGTAGTGACTGAGTACCTGAACAGTAAGAACTTGGAGGATGCGGTCAATGGGGTGAGAGAGATGAGGGCTCCAAAACATTTTCTGTCGGAGATGTTGAGTAAGATCATCCTGTGTTCTCTGGAGAGGTCTGATGATGATAAGGAACAGGCCAGTACCCTTATTCACGCCCTGCGTACTGAGGGACTTGTATCTGGAGAGAACTTCATGCAG GCTCTGCTGAACGTGCTGGACCAGTGTCCCAAGATTGAGGTGGACATCCCACTGGTGAAATCTTACTTGGCCCAGTTTGCTGCGAGGGCTGTCATCACAGAGTTAGTCAGCATTGCAGAGTTGGCTCACCCTCTGGAGAACGGCACCCACTTCCCCCTTTTCCTGCTGTGCCTGCAACAAGCATCCAAGCTGAAGGACCGTGAGTGGCTTGCTGACCTTTTCCAACAGAGCAAGGTCAACATGCAGAAGATGCTCCCAG aaattgacCAGAATAAGGATCGTATGTTGGAGATTCTGGAGGGGAAGGGCTTGAGCTTCCTTTTTCCCCTACTGAAACTAGAGAAGGAActtctgaagcagataaaagctGACCCTGCCCCACAAAGCATTTACAAGTGGATCAAGGATAACATCTCTCCCAAACTCCACACTGATAAGGGTTTCATCAACATTCTGATGACCAG ctTCCTGCAGTTCATTTCAGCTGAGTTGTGTCTGTCTGAGAGTGAGGAGAATCTGAGTGCCCCCTCTAAAGAGCAGTTGGATCAGGAGAAGCAGCTGCTGCTGGCTTTCAAGCCAGTCATGCAGAAGTTCCTCCATGACCACACTGACCTGCAAGTCAGTGCCCTGTATGCGCTGCAGGTGCACTGCAACACATACGCCTTCCCCAAAG GCATGTTGCTGCGCTATTTTGTCAACTTTTATGACATGGAGATCATTGAAGAAGAGGCCTTCCTTGCATGGAAAGAAGATATTACCCAAGAATTCCCTGGAAAAGGAAAAGCCTTGTTTCAG GTGAACCAGTGGCTGACCTGGTTGGAGACAGCTGAGGAAGAGGAATCTGAGGAGGAGGGTGACTGA